One Halosegnis longus DNA window includes the following coding sequences:
- a CDS encoding amino acid ABC transporter permease — MSTASTVRGRVVEATGGGLVRWLAFGVFWGYLTLRWLYQWVGADLLGMDPRAPLLPVETFRSLAATWDGTPLGGLFSFLRVAGEALPAAVTGTWLTIILTIVAMAAGLVIAVPLAVARVYGGSVTRWIALGYTELIRGTPLLAQLFVLYYGLSLSATLRELPFVGEGFVPAQAALVAMIGFTINSSAYQAEYIRSALQSVEAGQLTAGRAVGLSKLQTMRRIVLPQGLRYAIPGWSNELVYLIKYSSLAAFITVPELYKRTQDIASGNFRYFELLVLAGIIYLGLVLSASALMGRVERRVAIPGLGE; from the coding sequence ATGAGCACGGCATCGACGGTGCGGGGTCGCGTCGTCGAGGCCACCGGCGGCGGGCTGGTCCGGTGGCTCGCGTTCGGTGTCTTCTGGGGGTATCTCACCCTGCGGTGGCTCTACCAGTGGGTCGGGGCCGACCTGCTCGGGATGGACCCGCGCGCGCCGCTGCTGCCCGTCGAGACGTTCCGGTCGCTCGCGGCGACGTGGGACGGCACGCCTCTCGGCGGGCTGTTCTCGTTTCTCCGGGTCGCGGGCGAGGCGCTTCCGGCCGCTGTCACCGGGACGTGGCTCACCATCATCCTCACGATTGTCGCGATGGCTGCGGGGCTGGTCATCGCGGTGCCGCTCGCCGTCGCCCGCGTCTACGGCGGCTCCGTGACCCGATGGATTGCGCTCGGCTACACGGAGCTCATCCGCGGGACGCCGCTGCTCGCGCAGCTGTTCGTCCTCTACTACGGGCTGTCGCTGTCGGCGACCCTGCGTGAACTCCCGTTCGTCGGCGAGGGGTTCGTCCCCGCGCAGGCGGCGCTGGTCGCCATGATCGGCTTCACCATCAACAGCTCCGCCTACCAGGCGGAGTATATCCGGTCTGCGCTGCAGTCGGTCGAGGCCGGCCAGCTCACCGCCGGGCGCGCGGTCGGGTTATCGAAGCTCCAGACCATGCGGCGAATCGTCCTGCCGCAGGGACTCAGATACGCGATTCCCGGCTGGAGCAACGAGCTCGTCTACCTCATCAAGTACTCCTCGCTGGCGGCGTTCATCACCGTTCCCGAACTGTACAAGCGAACGCAGGACATCGCCTCGGGCAACTTCCGCTACTTCGAACTGCTCGTGCTCGCGGGTATCATCTATCTCGGGCTCGTGCTCTCGGCGTCGGCCCTGATGGGTCGCGTCGAACGACGGGTCGCGATTCCGGGGCTCGGCGAGTAA
- a CDS encoding basic amino acid ABC transporter substrate-binding protein, with product MSREFSMDRRAYLATVGTTATVALAGCSSGGGSTETVTPGTAPGFQPFEFQDGSELVGFDIDLTTAVFEEMDGYELAEWETFEFGSLIQALTSDRIDFIAAAMTITGDRDETIDFSDPYYSANQSVIVRSDGSFSPSELGDLSGRPVGAQSGTTGEGIIQDELIANGELEESNYTSYDNYVLAVEDLENGNIDAIVIDEPVGDTFANQRPVEVAFIYETGEQYGFGMRTDDDDLTSAVNDGLQTVRDDGTYEDLTAEWFGS from the coding sequence ATGTCACGAGAATTCAGCATGGACCGGCGCGCGTACCTCGCGACCGTCGGCACGACAGCGACAGTTGCACTCGCCGGCTGTAGCAGCGGCGGCGGCAGCACGGAGACAGTCACGCCCGGGACGGCCCCCGGCTTCCAGCCGTTCGAGTTCCAGGACGGCTCCGAGCTGGTCGGCTTCGACATCGACCTCACGACGGCTGTCTTCGAGGAGATGGACGGCTACGAGCTGGCCGAGTGGGAGACGTTCGAGTTCGGCTCGCTCATCCAGGCGCTCACCTCCGACCGCATCGACTTCATCGCCGCGGCGATGACGATTACCGGCGACCGCGACGAGACCATCGACTTCTCTGACCCGTACTACTCGGCGAACCAGTCGGTTATCGTGCGCTCTGACGGCTCCTTCTCGCCGTCGGAACTCGGCGACCTCTCGGGTCGCCCGGTCGGCGCACAGTCCGGGACGACCGGTGAGGGCATCATCCAAGATGAGCTCATCGCCAACGGCGAACTCGAGGAGTCCAACTACACGAGCTACGACAACTACGTGCTCGCGGTCGAGGACCTCGAAAACGGGAACATCGACGCCATCGTCATCGACGAGCCGGTGGGCGACACCTTCGCCAACCAGCGGCCCGTCGAGGTGGCGTTCATCTACGAGACGGGCGAGCAGTACGGCTTTGGGATGCGGACGGACGACGACGACCTCACCTCGGCCGTCAACGACGGACTCCAGACCGTCCGCGACGACGGCACCTACGAGGACCTGACCGCAGAGTGGTTCGGTAGCTAA
- a CDS encoding amino acid ABC transporter permease, with translation MLLQSGAWEYIAANWVYLGWGLVFTVCLTAVSVVLGFLLGLPAGIIETYGSGYSRRLVERVGVLVRGTPIVIILVAFYFLFPLTIAAFWAAALGLGIRSAAYQSQIFRGALQSVGDGQMEAARSVGMSKLDAIRQVTVPQALRRSIPGFQNEFTIVLKDTSVAYAIGLGELLTRGTNLYLTEQGNTAVLEIFLAISAVYFVLTMATNLSLDALGRRFAIPGGEGR, from the coding sequence ATGCTGCTGCAGTCTGGCGCGTGGGAGTACATCGCCGCGAACTGGGTGTACCTCGGCTGGGGACTGGTGTTCACGGTCTGTCTGACGGCCGTGAGCGTCGTGCTGGGCTTCCTGCTCGGACTGCCCGCCGGCATCATCGAGACGTACGGCTCCGGTTACAGCCGTAGGCTCGTCGAGCGCGTCGGCGTCCTCGTGCGAGGCACGCCAATCGTCATCATCCTCGTTGCGTTTTACTTCCTGTTCCCGCTCACGATAGCGGCCTTCTGGGCGGCAGCGCTGGGACTGGGGATTCGGAGCGCAGCCTACCAGTCACAGATCTTCCGCGGGGCGCTCCAGTCGGTCGGCGACGGCCAGATGGAGGCGGCCCGGTCGGTCGGGATGTCGAAGCTCGACGCCATCCGGCAGGTGACCGTCCCGCAGGCGCTGCGGCGGTCGATTCCGGGCTTCCAAAACGAGTTCACCATCGTCCTGAAGGACACCTCCGTGGCGTACGCCATCGGGCTTGGAGAACTGCTCACCCGCGGGACGAACCTCTATCTCACCGAGCAGGGGAACACCGCGGTTCTCGAGATTTTCCTCGCCATCTCGGCCGTGTACTTCGTGCTCACGATGGCGACGAACCTCTCGCTCGACGCGCTCGGGCGACGGTTCGCGATTCCGGGAGGTGAGGGCCGGTGA
- a CDS encoding NADP-dependent malic enzyme, with the protein MGLDEDALEYHESEPPGKVEISTTKPTNTQRDLSLAYSPGVAAPCNRIAANNDDAFRYTAKGNMVGVVSNGSAVLGLGDIGAQASKPVMEGKGVLFKRFADIDVFDIELDQTDPQDIITSVAAMEPTFGGINLEDISAPDCFEIEEELRERMDIPVFHDDQHGTAIISGAALLNVCDVTGKDISELDIVFSGAGASAIATARFYVSLGARKENIVMCDSSGPITPDRDDVNEYKQEFANETDAEDLAGAMAGADVFVGLSVGGIVSEEMVQSMAADPAVFAMANPDPEIGYEEAKNARDDTVIMATGRSDYPNQVNNVLGFPFLFRGALDVRATDINEPMKRAAAEALAELARQDVPDAVVKAYGDEPLRYGPNYVIPKPLDPRVLFEVAPAVAEAAIESGAARQDLDLDSYSEQLEARLGKGREMMRVVLNKAKADPKRVVLAEGGDEKIIRAAYQLLEQGIAEPVLIGDADEIRRTAADLGLEFDPEIVDPDAHDLAPYADRLHELRQRKGITRREAGELIKDGNYLGSTMVEMGDADAMLTGLMHHYPEALRAPLQVVGTADSAEYAAGVYMLTFKDRVIFCADTTVNQDPDTAVLEEVTKRTAELARRFNVEPRAALLSYSDFGSVRNEATAKIRDAADALRADAGVDFPVDGEMQADTAVVSEMLEDTYEFTDLDEPANVLVFPNLEAGNIAYKLLQRLGGAEAIGPMLVGMDKPVHVLQRGDEVKDIVNLAGVAVVDAQEEE; encoded by the coding sequence ATGGGATTAGACGAGGACGCGTTAGAGTACCACGAGTCGGAGCCGCCCGGCAAGGTGGAGATTTCGACGACGAAGCCGACGAACACGCAGCGGGACCTCTCGCTCGCCTACTCGCCGGGCGTCGCCGCGCCGTGTAACCGCATCGCCGCAAACAACGACGACGCCTTCCGCTACACCGCGAAGGGGAACATGGTCGGCGTCGTCTCGAACGGGAGTGCCGTGCTCGGACTCGGCGACATCGGCGCACAGGCGTCCAAGCCCGTCATGGAAGGGAAGGGCGTCCTGTTCAAGCGATTCGCCGACATCGACGTGTTCGACATCGAACTCGACCAGACGGATCCGCAGGACATCATCACGAGCGTCGCCGCGATGGAGCCGACCTTCGGGGGAATCAACCTCGAAGACATCTCCGCGCCCGACTGCTTCGAGATCGAGGAGGAACTCCGCGAGCGGATGGACATTCCCGTCTTCCACGACGACCAACACGGCACCGCCATCATCTCCGGGGCGGCCCTGTTGAACGTCTGTGACGTGACCGGAAAGGACATCTCCGAGCTGGACATCGTCTTCTCGGGTGCCGGCGCGTCCGCCATCGCGACCGCTCGCTTCTACGTCTCGCTGGGCGCACGCAAGGAGAACATCGTGATGTGTGACTCCTCCGGCCCGATTACGCCCGACCGCGACGACGTGAACGAGTACAAACAGGAGTTCGCCAACGAGACCGACGCCGAGGACCTCGCCGGCGCGATGGCGGGAGCCGACGTGTTCGTCGGCCTCTCCGTCGGCGGCATCGTCTCTGAGGAGATGGTGCAGTCGATGGCCGCCGACCCAGCCGTCTTCGCGATGGCGAACCCCGACCCCGAAATCGGCTACGAGGAGGCCAAGAACGCCCGCGACGACACCGTCATCATGGCGACGGGGCGGTCGGATTACCCGAATCAGGTGAACAACGTGCTCGGCTTCCCGTTCCTGTTCCGCGGCGCGCTCGACGTGCGCGCGACGGACATCAACGAGCCGATGAAACGCGCCGCCGCGGAAGCGCTTGCGGAGCTGGCCCGACAGGACGTGCCCGACGCCGTCGTGAAGGCGTACGGCGACGAGCCGCTGCGCTACGGCCCGAACTACGTGATTCCGAAACCGCTCGACCCGCGCGTGCTGTTCGAGGTCGCCCCCGCCGTCGCGGAGGCGGCCATCGAGTCGGGCGCGGCCAGACAGGACCTCGATTTGGACAGCTACAGCGAGCAGTTGGAGGCCCGCCTCGGGAAGGGTCGCGAGATGATGCGCGTCGTCCTCAACAAGGCGAAAGCCGACCCAAAACGCGTCGTGCTCGCCGAGGGCGGCGACGAGAAAATCATCCGCGCGGCCTACCAGCTGCTCGAACAGGGCATCGCCGAGCCGGTGCTCATCGGCGACGCCGACGAGATTCGCCGCACCGCGGCCGACCTCGGCCTGGAGTTCGACCCGGAAATCGTCGACCCCGACGCCCACGACCTCGCGCCGTACGCCGACCGCCTCCACGAACTCCGCCAGCGGAAGGGGATCACCCGACGCGAGGCGGGCGAACTCATCAAGGACGGCAACTACCTCGGCAGCACGATGGTCGAGATGGGCGACGCAGACGCGATGTTGACGGGGCTGATGCACCACTACCCCGAGGCGCTTCGCGCACCGTTACAGGTCGTCGGCACGGCGGACAGCGCCGAGTACGCCGCCGGCGTCTACATGCTCACGTTCAAAGACCGGGTCATCTTCTGTGCGGACACGACGGTGAACCAGGACCCCGACACCGCCGTGCTCGAGGAAGTGACGAAACGCACCGCCGAACTCGCCCGCCGGTTCAACGTCGAGCCGCGTGCGGCCCTGCTGTCGTACTCCGACTTCGGCTCCGTCCGCAACGAGGCGACCGCGAAGATTCGCGACGCCGCCGACGCGCTCCGGGCCGACGCGGGCGTCGACTTCCCGGTCGACGGGGAGATGCAGGCCGACACCGCCGTCGTCAGCGAGATGCTCGAAGACACCTACGAGTTCACCGACCTCGACGAGCCGGCGAACGTGCTCGTGTTCCCGAACCTGGAGGCCGGCAACATCGCGTACAAGCTGCTCCAGCGGCTCGGCGGCGCGGAGGCCATCGGCCCGATGCTCGTCGGGATGGACAAGCCGGTTCACGTCCTCCAGCGCGGCGACGAAGTGAAAGACATCGTCAACCTCGCCGGCGTGGCGGTCGTGGATGCCCAAGAGGAGGAGTGA
- a CDS encoding amino acid ABC transporter ATP-binding protein yields MTLLEFDDVHQSYGEEEVLDGISFDVDRGAVEVIIGPSGSGKSTLLRCVNRLTDIDTGDIRLDGTSIYARDENELRQQVGMVFQDFNLFTHLTALENVTLGLRRVRGFSKDEAVADACDQLERVGLLEQAESYPAELSGGQKQRVGIARALAMDPEIMLFDEPTSALDPELVGEVVSVMRDLADEGMTMLVVTHEMGFARSTASRLTFLDDGRLVEQGPPERLFERPDHERTGAFLRRLTELHGGIDR; encoded by the coding sequence GTGACGCTGTTGGAGTTCGACGACGTACACCAGTCGTACGGCGAGGAGGAGGTGCTCGACGGCATCTCCTTCGACGTTGACCGGGGAGCCGTCGAGGTCATCATCGGACCCTCGGGGTCCGGAAAGTCGACGCTGTTGCGGTGTGTGAACCGGCTCACAGATATCGACACCGGCGACATCCGACTCGACGGCACCTCAATCTACGCCCGCGACGAGAACGAGCTCCGCCAGCAGGTCGGGATGGTGTTTCAGGATTTCAATCTCTTCACCCACCTCACGGCCCTGGAGAACGTCACGCTCGGCTTGCGACGAGTGCGCGGCTTCTCGAAGGATGAGGCCGTCGCGGACGCATGCGACCAACTCGAACGGGTCGGTCTGCTCGAACAGGCGGAGTCGTACCCCGCGGAGCTGTCGGGCGGTCAGAAACAGCGCGTCGGCATCGCCCGCGCGCTGGCGATGGACCCCGAGATTATGCTGTTCGACGAGCCGACGAGCGCGCTCGACCCCGAACTGGTCGGCGAGGTCGTCTCCGTGATGCGCGACCTCGCTGACGAGGGAATGACGATGCTCGTCGTCACCCACGAGATGGGCTTCGCCCGCTCGACCGCCTCGCGGCTCACCTTCCTCGATGACGGGCGGCTCGTCGAGCAGGGGCCGCCCGAACGGCTGTTCGAGCGGCCGGACCACGAGCGGACGGGCGCGTTCCTCCGCCGACTCACCGAACTCCACGGTGGCATCGACCGATGA
- a CDS encoding replication factor C large subunit — translation MTDWTEKYRPTTLSEVRGNNSARDDLKEWAETWDDHREAVIIYGSPGVGKTSAAHALANDMGWPVIELNASDQRTGDIIDRVAGEAAKSSTLTQAKEGEPGRRLVIMDEADNIHGTYDRGGARAVTSIVKEASQPMVLIANDFYDMSRGLRNACQSIEFRDVSARSIVPVLRDLCRKEGIEFDEDALERIAEQNSGDLRGAVKDLQAIADGRDAIAIEDVTSGERDTTKGIFEFLDSVLKEDDPEDALYLTYDVDETPDDLLLWAEDKVPKVYDAGELARAYDYLARADRWLGRVRATQNYAYWRYATDNIAAGVAAARDETRGGWTRYGGAPYRSSKDKTRDEVATQIAQVAGVSTATARRDIVPFLAVMTHHCKNRDLTVRMAARYEFGTSEVAFVTGSGEPTNKVQSVVEDAEELRGEAAEEHGGDVFMERVEEAAAESESAQDESGSVDAVDDDVLAEDEAESDEEPTEPDDDSQSGLSDFM, via the coding sequence ATGACCGACTGGACGGAGAAGTATCGTCCGACGACGCTGTCGGAGGTGCGGGGGAACAACTCCGCGCGCGACGACCTGAAGGAGTGGGCGGAGACGTGGGACGACCACAGGGAGGCGGTCATCATCTACGGCTCGCCCGGCGTCGGGAAGACCAGCGCGGCCCACGCGCTCGCCAACGACATGGGGTGGCCGGTCATCGAACTCAACGCCTCCGACCAGCGCACCGGCGACATCATCGACCGGGTCGCGGGCGAGGCGGCCAAATCGAGCACGCTCACGCAGGCGAAAGAGGGAGAGCCGGGTCGCCGCCTCGTCATCATGGACGAGGCGGACAACATCCACGGGACCTACGACCGCGGGGGGGCCCGCGCCGTCACGAGCATCGTGAAGGAGGCGAGCCAGCCGATGGTGCTCATCGCGAACGACTTCTACGACATGTCGCGGGGACTCCGCAACGCCTGTCAGAGCATCGAGTTCCGCGACGTGTCGGCCCGCTCCATCGTCCCGGTGCTCCGTGACCTCTGCCGGAAGGAAGGTATCGAGTTCGATGAGGACGCCCTCGAACGCATCGCCGAACAGAACAGCGGCGACCTCCGGGGTGCGGTGAAGGACCTCCAGGCCATCGCGGACGGCCGCGACGCCATCGCCATCGAGGACGTGACCAGCGGGGAGCGCGACACGACGAAGGGCATCTTCGAGTTCCTCGATTCCGTCCTCAAGGAAGACGACCCCGAAGACGCCCTGTATCTGACCTACGACGTGGACGAGACGCCCGACGACCTGCTGTTGTGGGCCGAGGACAAGGTGCCGAAGGTGTACGACGCCGGCGAACTCGCTCGCGCGTACGACTACCTGGCGCGTGCCGACCGCTGGCTCGGGCGCGTCCGCGCGACGCAGAACTACGCCTACTGGCGGTACGCGACGGACAACATCGCGGCCGGCGTCGCCGCTGCGCGCGACGAGACCCGCGGCGGGTGGACGCGCTACGGCGGTGCACCCTACCGCTCATCGAAGGACAAGACCCGCGACGAGGTCGCGACCCAAATCGCGCAGGTCGCCGGCGTCTCCACCGCGACCGCCCGCCGCGACATCGTCCCGTTTCTCGCCGTGATGACCCACCACTGCAAGAACCGCGACCTCACGGTCCGGATGGCCGCCCGCTACGAGTTCGGGACGAGCGAGGTGGCCTTCGTCACCGGGTCGGGCGAGCCGACGAACAAGGTGCAGTCGGTCGTCGAGGACGCGGAGGAACTGCGCGGCGAGGCCGCCGAGGAGCACGGCGGCGACGTGTTCATGGAGCGCGTCGAGGAGGCCGCCGCAGAAAGCGAGTCGGCACAGGACGAGAGTGGAAGCGTCGACGCCGTCGACGACGACGTGCTCGCCGAGGACGAGGCGGAGTCGGACGAGGAGCCGACGGAGCCGGACGACGACTCCCAGTCCGGGCTGTCGGACTTCATGTGA